In Sediminitomix flava, the following proteins share a genomic window:
- a CDS encoding putative sugar nucleotidyl transferase: protein MNILIWDNPEHREDLMPFTFIRPIGEIRIGILKVSDKWRKAFPENTISYLAHDYLQVKYKPEFGTDNLYINGIVCPNPELNEAISQLQHEQTLVFEDVIIATRSSKVYKTPEEVEIKEKVEFSPKEAPTLLRHKWDIFLQNGKEIEADFPIVTAGRQTQHIRDPHTVIYGQGNIFIEEGAQIKASIINAEDGPVYIGKNALIREGCILHGPIAICEGVQINMGAKIREDCTFGPYCKIGGEIGNSVFFGYSNKVHEGYVGNTVVGKWCNFGADSNTSNLKNNYGNVKVWNYKSDSLELSDQLFCGTMMGDYARCGINTMLNTGTVVGVCANIFGAGFPPKHVPPFAWGGFENSEVAELDKMYQVAERVKSRRNSSFTDADKEIFTHVFELSKKYHQA from the coding sequence ATGAATATCTTAATCTGGGATAATCCCGAACACAGAGAGGACTTGATGCCTTTCACTTTCATTAGACCAATAGGCGAAATTCGTATTGGTATATTAAAAGTTTCTGACAAATGGAGAAAAGCATTTCCAGAAAACACTATTTCATATTTAGCCCACGACTATCTACAAGTTAAGTACAAACCCGAATTTGGTACAGATAATTTATACATCAATGGAATTGTTTGTCCTAATCCAGAATTAAATGAAGCGATTAGCCAACTTCAACATGAGCAAACTCTCGTTTTTGAAGATGTAATTATTGCTACTCGAAGCTCAAAGGTCTATAAGACACCAGAAGAAGTAGAAATTAAAGAGAAAGTTGAGTTTTCCCCTAAAGAAGCACCTACACTTCTCCGTCACAAATGGGATATCTTTTTACAAAATGGAAAAGAGATTGAGGCAGACTTCCCAATTGTAACTGCAGGTAGACAAACTCAACATATCCGTGACCCACATACAGTTATTTATGGACAAGGAAATATCTTCATTGAAGAAGGCGCTCAAATCAAAGCCTCAATTATCAATGCAGAAGACGGACCAGTATATATAGGTAAGAATGCTCTTATTAGAGAAGGTTGTATTTTGCATGGACCAATAGCCATTTGTGAAGGTGTACAAATTAATATGGGGGCAAAAATTAGAGAAGATTGTACTTTTGGTCCTTATTGCAAAATTGGAGGTGAAATTGGAAACTCGGTCTTCTTCGGTTATAGTAACAAGGTACATGAAGGCTATGTAGGAAATACTGTAGTAGGTAAATGGTGCAACTTCGGAGCTGACTCAAATACCTCAAACCTGAAGAATAACTATGGCAATGTGAAAGTATGGAACTATAAATCTGATAGCCTAGAGTTAAGTGATCAGTTATTCTGTGGTACGATGATGGGTGATTATGCTCGTTGTGGAATCAATACCATGCTCAATACAGGAACTGTGGTAGGTGTTTGTGCCAATATTTTTGGTGCTGGCTTCCCTCCAAAGCACGTCCCTCCTTTTGCTTGGGGTGGCTTCGAGAACTCTGAAGTAGCAGAATTAGACAAAATGTATCAGGTAGCAGAACGTGTAAAAAGCAGACGTAATTCTAGTTTTACAGATGCTGATAAAGAGATATTTACTCATGTTTTTGAGTTAAGTAAAAAATACCATCAAGCATAA
- a CDS encoding type B 50S ribosomal protein L31, with the protein MKQGIHPEYREVVFYDLTSEEKFLTRSTVDTKGETIEFEGATYPVFKVEISSASHPFYTGKNLHVSRAGRVERFNKKYGRK; encoded by the coding sequence ATGAAACAAGGAATCCATCCAGAATATAGAGAAGTAGTTTTTTACGACTTAACTTCTGAAGAAAAATTTTTGACTCGTTCAACTGTAGATACTAAAGGTGAAACTATCGAGTTTGAAGGTGCGACTTACCCAGTATTCAAAGTCGAGATCTCTTCAGCTTCTCACCCATTCTACACTGGTAAGAACTTGCACGTATCAAGAGCTGGTCGTGTTGAAAGATTCAACAAAAAATACGGAAGAAAATAA